In one window of Cellulophaga sp. HaHa_2_95 DNA:
- a CDS encoding PKD domain-containing protein, whose translation MKKFKTLAIYLSLVLTIIIACTKEVGLYTEVEFEISETHVVDGFINTLLSTSITVTPEELVEGYAYTYSYKINTGEGYFQDIAGNTIAEADKIGLSPLSASLNYIATKIGDHSITFTAEDTFGFQEQVTVSYVISDVPVTWTATGPSGQVLLGTSQDITVTLGSETTTTGVTYERNYSFTQGTGTITSSPSGANETLNEFVSITPGTYVLTYVSTELGQTTLEFLLKDSNGQEIVQTVSFEVVNELSTEKEITSFIVNGVEGTIVGTDITIELPEGTDLTTLSPVIIHNGASISPESETSQDFTNPVIYTVTAQDQTIQSYTVNVTVPSENQSPTAIATSDVTSGAPSLDVQFTGDTSMDPDTGDVLTYAWDFGDGSTATTANPSHSFTTAGTYTVTLTVTDDGTPALNSTDTITIIVTDANQAPTAIGTSDITSGEVSLAVQFTGDTSTDPDTGDVITYAWDFGDGSTATTANPTHTFTTAGTYDVTLTVTDNGTPALSSSEVIITITVNAPINQAPTAIATSDITSGEASLDVQFTGDTSTDPDAGDVLTYAWDFGDGTTATTANPAHTFTTVGTYDVTLTVTDDGTPALSSSEVTITITVNTPANQAPIAVADNYSVIKGTNNNLFNVIVNDSDPDGDTLTVTLELFPLNGTATMSGNQVSYSPNINFVGMDQIGYQISDGNGGMASGSITVTVTGPTNQAPVAVASGPTTTTIGAIENFYADSSSDPDGHNLTYMWDFGDTTTSNLINPTHSYTTAGTYTVTLTVTDNGIPVLSDSEMLTINVIINEPTAIFSSEKEVRSGEIEFVTGTLTISNGAVGFTLNAFGGTAGPNGVETSSIYFNIEGVASYQIGAEVNENSSGATDLIPPGIYTYVLQGTFVGVNNNYGSITPNL comes from the coding sequence ATGAAGAAGTTCAAAACTTTAGCGATATATCTAAGCTTAGTCCTCACTATAATTATAGCCTGTACCAAGGAGGTTGGTCTTTATACAGAGGTAGAATTTGAAATTTCAGAAACACATGTAGTAGATGGCTTTATTAATACGCTTCTTTCTACTTCTATTACCGTTACTCCAGAAGAACTTGTAGAAGGATATGCGTATACTTATTCCTATAAAATTAATACAGGTGAAGGGTATTTTCAAGATATAGCAGGAAATACAATTGCCGAAGCAGATAAAATAGGTTTGAGTCCATTGTCAGCCTCACTGAATTATATAGCCACAAAAATAGGCGATCACTCGATCACTTTTACCGCAGAAGATACTTTTGGTTTTCAGGAGCAGGTTACTGTATCTTATGTTATTAGTGATGTTCCTGTTACTTGGACGGCAACAGGTCCTTCCGGCCAAGTTTTATTAGGTACATCACAAGATATCACCGTCACTCTAGGGAGTGAAACTACCACTACAGGAGTTACCTATGAACGTAATTATTCCTTTACACAAGGAACAGGAACTATAACTTCTTCTCCAAGTGGAGCAAATGAGACCTTAAACGAATTTGTAAGTATTACACCTGGAACGTACGTCTTAACCTATGTATCTACAGAATTAGGACAAACAACTTTAGAGTTTTTATTGAAAGATTCAAACGGACAAGAAATAGTTCAAACCGTAAGCTTTGAAGTAGTTAATGAGCTTTCTACCGAAAAAGAAATTACTTCATTTATAGTAAATGGAGTAGAAGGTACCATAGTTGGAACAGATATTACTATAGAACTTCCTGAAGGAACTGACTTAACTACATTGTCACCAGTTATTATACATAATGGAGCAAGTATTTCGCCAGAATCAGAAACAAGTCAAGACTTTACAAATCCTGTAATTTATACCGTTACTGCTCAAGATCAAACCATTCAAAGTTATACGGTAAACGTAACAGTTCCTTCCGAAAACCAATCTCCAACAGCTATAGCAACTTCAGATGTAACTTCTGGCGCTCCTTCTTTAGATGTACAGTTTACAGGAGATACTTCAATGGATCCAGATACTGGAGACGTATTAACCTATGCCTGGGATTTTGGAGACGGAAGCACAGCTACAACGGCCAACCCTTCTCATAGCTTCACAACCGCAGGAACATACACGGTAACACTTACCGTTACCGATGATGGAACTCCAGCTCTAAACAGTACGGATACAATCACGATAATTGTAACAGATGCAAATCAAGCTCCAACGGCTATAGGGACTTCAGATATTACTTCTGGAGAAGTTTCTTTAGCCGTGCAGTTTACAGGAGATACTTCAACGGATCCAGATACTGGAGACGTAATAACCTATGCCTGGGATTTTGGAGATGGAAGCACAGCTACAACTGCCAATCCTACTCACACCTTTACAACAGCCGGAACTTATGACGTGACACTTACCGTTACAGATAATGGAACACCGGCGTTGTCAAGTTCTGAGGTTATAATAACCATAACCGTAAATGCTCCTATTAATCAAGCTCCAACAGCAATAGCAACCTCTGATATCACTTCTGGAGAAGCTTCTTTAGACGTACAATTTACAGGAGATACTTCAACGGATCCAGATGCAGGCGATGTATTAACCTATGCTTGGGATTTTGGAGATGGAACTACAGCAACAACTGCCAATCCTGCTCACACCTTCACTACAGTTGGAACATATGACGTAACGCTTACAGTTACGGATGATGGAACACCAGCTTTGTCAAGTTCGGAGGTGACAATAACTATAACCGTAAATACTCCTGCTAATCAAGCTCCAATAGCTGTGGCAGATAACTATTCAGTCATAAAAGGAACTAATAACAATCTATTTAATGTTATTGTAAACGACTCTGATCCAGATGGGGACACGCTTACGGTTACTCTTGAGCTCTTTCCTCTTAACGGTACAGCAACGATGTCAGGTAATCAGGTCAGTTATAGCCCAAATATAAATTTCGTTGGAATGGATCAAATTGGATACCAAATAAGTGATGGTAATGGAGGAATGGCTAGCGGATCAATTACTGTAACTGTTACAGGTCCGACTAACCAAGCACCAGTAGCAGTTGCCTCAGGGCCAACAACTACAACTATAGGTGCTATAGAAAATTTTTATGCCGATTCATCGTCAGATCCTGATGGACACAATCTAACTTATATGTGGGATTTTGGAGATACAACCACTTCTAACTTAATAAATCCAACACATAGTTATACAACCGCGGGAACATATACGGTTACCTTGACTGTTACCGATAATGGAATTCCAGTTTTAAGTGATTCTGAAATGTTGACAATTAATGTAATTATTAATGAGCCTACCGCTATATTCAGTAGTGAAAAAGAAGTAAGAAGTGGAGAAATAGAGTTTGTAACAGGAACTCTAACAATATCAAATGGTGCCGTCGGCTTCACATTAAATGCTTTTGGTGGAACAGCAGGCCCAAATGGTGTGGAAACTTCTTCTATCTATTTTAATATTGAAGGTGTGGCGAGTTATCAAATAGGAGCCGAAGTTAATGAAAATTCTTCTGGAGCTACTGATCTAATTCCTCCTGGAATCTATACATACGTATTACAAGGTACATTTGTCGGGGTTAATAATAATTATGGCTCCATAACACCTAATCTATAA
- a CDS encoding patatin family protein: MKALVISGGGSKGAFAGGVAQYLMEIEKKEYDLFLGTSTGSLLIPQLSLNNVGKLYDIYTNVNQLSIFSLNPFIVKKRDGREFVTINYFTTFLQFLKRKRTFGESGALRRTIKKNFSPEEFTKIKASNKKVIVTVSNLSKNRVEYKELSEFTYEEFCDWIWISCNYIPFMSLVKRNGYEYGDGGLGCVVPIREAIRRGATEVDAIILESENLNQNKVLGKNPFSLMLSIYGFVLDQIEYHDVSEGVLAAKHNGVKLNLYYTPTRLTENSLVFNKKLMREWWLQGFSYAEEKFKGK, from the coding sequence TTGAAGGCATTAGTAATAAGTGGCGGTGGGAGTAAAGGAGCTTTTGCTGGTGGGGTCGCACAATACTTGATGGAGATAGAAAAAAAGGAATATGACCTATTCCTTGGTACCTCTACAGGTAGTCTATTAATACCACAATTATCGCTTAATAATGTGGGCAAACTGTATGATATTTATACCAATGTTAATCAACTTTCTATATTTAGTTTAAATCCTTTTATTGTTAAGAAAAGAGATGGTCGTGAATTTGTAACCATCAACTATTTTACTACATTTTTACAGTTTTTAAAACGAAAGAGAACTTTTGGAGAAAGTGGTGCATTGCGTAGAACCATTAAAAAGAATTTCTCTCCAGAAGAATTTACTAAAATAAAAGCCTCAAACAAAAAAGTAATCGTTACCGTTTCTAATTTATCAAAAAATAGAGTAGAGTACAAGGAACTTAGTGAATTTACCTACGAAGAGTTTTGTGATTGGATTTGGATCTCTTGTAATTATATTCCGTTTATGTCTTTAGTAAAACGTAATGGATATGAGTATGGTGATGGAGGTTTGGGTTGTGTTGTGCCTATCCGAGAGGCCATTCGCAGAGGTGCTACAGAAGTAGATGCTATTATTTTAGAATCTGAAAATTTGAATCAGAACAAAGTATTAGGTAAAAATCCTTTTTCTTTAATGCTAAGCATTTATGGCTTTGTATTGGATCAAATAGAATACCATGACGTTTCTGAAGGGGTGCTTGCAGCCAAACACAACGGAGTTAAGTTAAACTTATATTATACGCCAACAAGGCTTACAGAGAACTCTTTGGTATTTAATAAAAAGTTGATGCGAGAATGGTGGCTACAAGGGTTTAGTTACGCCGAGGAAAAGTTTAAAGGTAAATAG
- a CDS encoding patatin family protein, translating to MRALVISGGGSKGAFAGGVAQYLIEEELQHYDLFLGTSTGSLLISHLGLHKIDKIKEIYTSVHQKDIFSNCPFSTHKKHGVETIGIHHFNVLKNFYRGSKTFGESHNLLQLIKNTITLEEFNTLKNGPKDIVVTVSNLSLNQVEYKSINDFSYDEFCEWVWISCNYTPFMSLVKKDGCEYADGGLGTMVPIEEAIKRGATIVDAIILQTEVTHLNRMPSKNVFSLLTNMFAFMLDRIEHQNIRIGKYVAKHNNAIINFYYTPTVLTTNSLIFDKTKMAAWWKSGFNYAKFKSSESSQLEPEITN from the coding sequence ATGAGAGCATTAGTAATTTCAGGAGGTGGGAGCAAAGGGGCCTTTGCAGGTGGCGTTGCGCAATATCTGATTGAAGAAGAACTACAACATTACGATTTATTCTTAGGCACCTCTACCGGAAGTCTTTTGATATCACATTTAGGCTTACATAAAATAGACAAAATCAAAGAAATTTATACCTCCGTACATCAGAAAGATATTTTTAGTAACTGCCCTTTTTCTACTCATAAAAAACATGGGGTAGAAACTATTGGTATACATCATTTTAATGTGCTCAAAAATTTTTATAGAGGAAGTAAAACTTTTGGAGAAAGCCACAATCTATTGCAACTTATAAAAAATACGATTACCCTAGAAGAGTTTAATACCCTTAAGAACGGTCCAAAAGATATTGTAGTAACCGTATCTAACTTATCACTTAATCAGGTGGAGTATAAATCTATTAATGATTTTTCATATGATGAATTTTGTGAATGGGTATGGATTTCTTGTAATTACACACCTTTTATGAGCTTGGTAAAAAAGGATGGTTGTGAATATGCTGATGGTGGTTTAGGAACCATGGTTCCTATCGAAGAAGCTATAAAAAGAGGCGCAACTATTGTAGATGCTATAATTTTGCAAACCGAAGTGACACATTTAAACCGTATGCCATCAAAAAATGTGTTCTCTTTACTGACCAATATGTTTGCTTTTATGTTAGATCGTATCGAACACCAAAATATTAGAATAGGAAAGTATGTGGCTAAGCATAATAATGCAATCATTAACTTTTATTATACTCCTACTGTTTTAACTACAAATTCACTTATTTTTGACAAAACTAAAATGGCAGCTTGGTGGAAAAGCGGGTTTAATTACGCAAAATTTAAAAGTTCTGAGAGCAGCCAATTAGAACCAGAAATAACCAACTAA
- a CDS encoding FMN-binding glutamate synthase family protein codes for MIDFITSIPWYAWLLLVVFAVAIRDVFFQKAHTISHNFPIVGHFRYWLESIGPEMRQYFVANNREELPFNRIERGWIYASAKKENNYEGFGTDRDIYAHHHIFVKNQMMAYEVPDNHPNTEDKSFVPCAKVMGAYNKRAKPYRPASVINVSAMSFGSLSAAAVEAMNKGVQKADAYHNTGEGGLSPYHKQGGDVIFHFGTGYFGVRSAEGSLSMEKLKTLVENNPCIKAIEIKLSQGAKPGKGGVLPGAKITPELAEIRGVEVGKDVLSPATHKAFKSVPELLQLIEKIAEATGLPVGIKGAIGKLDQWEQLADLMLKTGKGPDFITVDGGEGGTGAAPPSFADHVSLPWVYGFSSVYKVFLNRELTDRIVFIGSGKLGFPAKAAMAFAMGADCINVAREAMMSIGCIQAQVCHTNRCPTGIATQSQWLQNGIDVTLKSERLAQYFKSFRKEFLEITHAAGYEHPCQFHMEDIQVNVDDTDLNRDLRSTYKYQKNPIPFNGVQELYDCIHLGGKSVTK; via the coding sequence ATGATTGACTTTATTACAAGTATTCCATGGTATGCATGGCTATTGCTAGTGGTTTTTGCTGTTGCTATTCGCGATGTTTTTTTTCAGAAAGCGCATACCATCTCACACAATTTTCCAATTGTAGGTCATTTTAGGTATTGGTTAGAGAGTATAGGACCAGAAATGCGTCAATATTTCGTGGCAAACAATAGAGAAGAACTTCCTTTTAATCGTATAGAACGTGGTTGGATTTATGCCTCTGCAAAAAAAGAGAACAACTACGAAGGATTTGGGACGGATCGTGATATTTATGCACACCATCATATTTTTGTAAAAAACCAAATGATGGCCTATGAGGTACCCGATAATCATCCAAATACGGAGGATAAAAGTTTTGTTCCTTGTGCTAAAGTTATGGGTGCCTATAACAAACGTGCAAAACCATATAGACCGGCTTCTGTTATAAATGTATCTGCAATGAGCTTTGGATCGCTTTCCGCCGCGGCAGTAGAAGCGATGAATAAAGGTGTTCAAAAAGCAGATGCTTACCACAATACAGGAGAAGGCGGACTTTCTCCATACCACAAACAAGGCGGTGATGTTATATTTCACTTTGGTACTGGATATTTTGGAGTACGTAGTGCTGAGGGAAGTCTATCTATGGAGAAACTTAAAACTTTAGTGGAGAATAACCCTTGTATTAAAGCCATTGAAATAAAACTATCTCAAGGAGCTAAACCTGGAAAAGGTGGTGTATTACCTGGCGCAAAAATAACTCCAGAATTAGCGGAGATTAGAGGCGTAGAAGTAGGTAAAGATGTATTATCTCCTGCAACGCACAAAGCATTTAAATCTGTTCCTGAATTATTGCAACTAATTGAAAAAATAGCGGAAGCAACTGGCTTACCGGTGGGCATCAAAGGAGCTATAGGAAAGTTAGATCAATGGGAACAATTAGCCGATTTAATGCTAAAAACAGGAAAAGGTCCTGATTTTATTACTGTAGATGGCGGTGAAGGTGGTACAGGTGCGGCTCCACCAAGTTTTGCGGATCATGTGTCTTTACCTTGGGTATATGGATTTTCTAGTGTGTATAAGGTATTTTTAAATAGAGAACTTACAGACAGAATTGTATTTATAGGAAGTGGGAAATTAGGTTTTCCAGCCAAAGCGGCAATGGCTTTTGCTATGGGTGCAGATTGCATCAATGTTGCTCGTGAAGCCATGATGAGCATTGGTTGCATTCAAGCACAAGTATGTCATACTAACCGCTGTCCTACAGGTATTGCTACCCAAAGTCAATGGTTGCAAAACGGAATTGATGTTACTTTAAAATCGGAACGTCTAGCACAGTATTTTAAATCTTTTCGGAAAGAATTTTTAGAAATTACGCATGCTGCTGGTTATGAGCATCCATGTCAATTTCATATGGAAGATATTCAAGTGAATGTAGATGATACCGATTTGAATAGAGACTTAAGGTCTACCTATAAGTATCAAAAAAATCCTATTCCTTTTAATGGAGTACAAGAATTATATGATTGTATTCACCTAGGAGGAAAAAGCGTTACCAAATAA
- a CDS encoding M1 family metallopeptidase: MRHLFLSFCLFLAITLSAQEQKSVDFISGDLSITVFPEQKQVNGTVTYTFDILKPVDSIFLDAKNINFTALKLNGKKVKYVNDEKHIIIKKRFKKGKSQTLHLSYEVQPTQTVYFIGWEDDASKNKQIWTQGQGKYTSHWLPSFDDMNEKVVFDTEITFDSTYQVIASGKLIDAKKNANDITTWSYDMKQPMSSYLLAFAIAKYDKKTVASNRGVPLELFYYPEDSIKFEPTYRYSKEIFDFLEREIGLDYPWQNYKQVPVKDFLYAGMENTTTTIFSDGYMIDSIAFVDKNYININAHELAHQWFGNLVTEANGQHHWLQEGFATYYAQLAEKELFGSEYHFWKLFDTAETLTQQSKEGKGESLKNPKASSLTFYEKGAWALALLKEEVGTASFKKGIQNYLEKYKFKNVKINDFLVEIEKASGQSLNDYDDIWLGDTEFPMAVAFDYLKNNSSSISDFISLQESINKVADKKVQLSLIENAYDESNSIEFKKRLILTYAELFSIDFMKKIIASNDLMLRQALSLKTIQIPSELQTDFESLLEDQSYSTIENSLYRLFLNFPEQRKTYLDQTKDIIGFSDKNVRLLWLTLALVTEDYNSLKTKDYFDELGSYTQEQYDPKTREAAFQYLFQTFGLTDTNLGDLAKASIHHSWQFKKFARALFDELLKDEAYKDRIIALLPELNEKEKLYLTSKLE; encoded by the coding sequence ATGCGTCATTTATTTTTAAGTTTTTGTCTTTTCCTTGCAATTACGCTATCAGCTCAAGAACAGAAATCGGTAGATTTTATTTCTGGAGACCTCTCCATAACCGTTTTTCCTGAGCAGAAGCAGGTAAATGGAACCGTAACTTACACTTTTGATATCTTAAAACCGGTGGATAGTATTTTTCTAGATGCTAAAAACATCAATTTTACAGCCCTAAAACTTAATGGTAAAAAAGTTAAGTATGTTAATGATGAAAAACATATTATTATAAAAAAACGGTTTAAGAAAGGAAAATCACAGACACTACATCTTTCTTATGAAGTCCAACCTACACAAACGGTTTATTTTATTGGTTGGGAAGATGATGCCAGTAAGAACAAGCAAATTTGGACACAAGGGCAAGGAAAATATACGAGTCATTGGCTTCCTAGCTTTGATGATATGAATGAAAAAGTAGTATTTGATACAGAAATCACTTTTGATTCTACGTATCAGGTAATTGCCAGTGGTAAATTAATTGACGCCAAAAAAAACGCAAACGATATCACTACTTGGTCCTATGATATGAAACAGCCTATGAGTAGTTATCTCTTAGCTTTTGCTATTGCAAAATATGACAAAAAAACGGTAGCCAGTAATAGAGGTGTTCCTCTAGAGCTATTTTATTATCCTGAAGACAGTATAAAGTTTGAACCAACCTATCGCTATTCTAAAGAAATTTTCGATTTTTTAGAACGTGAAATCGGATTGGATTACCCTTGGCAAAATTACAAACAAGTACCTGTTAAAGATTTTCTATATGCAGGAATGGAAAATACAACAACGACTATTTTTTCCGATGGGTATATGATAGATTCCATTGCTTTTGTTGATAAAAATTATATAAATATAAATGCACACGAATTAGCGCACCAATGGTTTGGAAACCTTGTTACAGAAGCTAATGGTCAGCATCATTGGCTACAAGAAGGTTTTGCAACCTACTACGCACAACTTGCAGAAAAAGAACTTTTTGGATCTGAATATCATTTTTGGAAATTATTTGATACTGCAGAAACCTTAACGCAACAGTCTAAAGAAGGAAAAGGAGAATCATTAAAAAATCCAAAAGCAAGCAGTCTTACTTTTTATGAAAAAGGAGCATGGGCTTTAGCCTTATTAAAAGAAGAAGTAGGAACCGCTTCATTTAAAAAGGGAATACAGAACTATCTAGAAAAATATAAATTTAAGAATGTAAAAATAAATGATTTTCTTGTTGAAATAGAAAAAGCGAGTGGGCAATCATTAAATGATTATGATGATATATGGCTAGGAGATACAGAATTTCCAATGGCTGTAGCATTTGATTATTTAAAAAATAATTCATCCAGTATTTCCGATTTTATAAGTCTACAGGAATCAATAAATAAGGTTGCTGATAAAAAAGTTCAGTTATCTTTGATTGAAAATGCCTATGATGAATCTAATTCTATAGAATTTAAGAAGCGATTAATATTAACATATGCAGAATTGTTCTCCATAGACTTTATGAAGAAGATTATAGCTTCAAATGATTTGATGTTACGGCAGGCATTAAGTTTAAAAACCATTCAAATTCCCTCAGAATTGCAGACAGATTTTGAATCACTCTTAGAAGATCAAAGCTACAGTACTATTGAAAACAGTTTATACCGCCTCTTTTTAAACTTTCCTGAGCAAAGGAAAACGTATTTGGACCAAACAAAAGATATCATTGGTTTTTCTGATAAAAATGTTAGATTATTATGGCTTACACTCGCCTTAGTCACCGAAGATTATAATAGCTTAAAAACCAAAGACTATTTTGATGAACTAGGGAGTTACACACAAGAACAATATGATCCTAAAACACGTGAAGCAGCTTTTCAATATTTGTTTCAAACTTTTGGATTAACAGATACCAATTTAGGAGATTTAGCAAAGGCCAGTATCCATCATAGTTGGCAGTTTAAAAAATTTGCTAGAGCCTTATTTGATGAGTTGCTAAAAGATGAAGCCTATAAAGATCGAATTATTGCATTATTGCCTGAACTAAATGAAAAAGAAAAACTGTATCTTACTAGTAAACTGGAGTAG
- the recG gene encoding ATP-dependent DNA helicase RecG, which yields MNANFLQTPIAYLKGVGPNRANSLQSELGIQTYQDLINLFPHRYIDKTQYYKIKLLQQNSSEVQVVGKITHIKSVAQKKGNRLVATFIDDTGKMELVWFRGQKWIRENLKINVPYVVFGKTNFYNGTFSMPHPEMELLVDHEKGLKIYMQPVYPSTEKLTNKGITNRVLSKLIQQIFVELNGKFAEALSPKIIEGLHLISKSEAMFNIHFPKNQELLAKAQFRLKFEELFYIQLQLIAKNMLHKKRIKGFPFDKVGTIFNDFYSNHLPFDLTNAQKRVLKEIRADLGSNAQMNRLLQGDVGSGKTIVALMAMLLAIDNGFQACLMAPTEILANQHFVGIQELLEGVGITVSLLTGSVKKSSRKVIHEQLESGELQILIGTHALLEDKVQYKNLGLAIVDEQHRFGVAQRSKLWHKNTIPPHVLVMTATPIPRTLAMSLYGDLDISVIDELPPGRKPIKTVHRYDSNRLKVFQFIRDEIKKGRQIYIVYPLIQESEALDYKDLMDGYESIARDFPQPEYQISIVHGQMKPVDKEYEMQRFVKGETQIMVATTVIEVGVNVPNASVMIIESAERFGLSQLHQLRGRVGRGADQSFCILMTSFKLSTEAKTRLETMVRTNDGFEIAEVDLKLRGPGDLMGTQQSGMLNLKIADIVRDNDILKTARYYALQLLKDDPTLAKDENAVINYTYAQLVTHKNIWKYIS from the coding sequence ATGAATGCAAATTTTTTACAAACTCCCATTGCTTATTTAAAAGGTGTTGGTCCTAATAGGGCTAATAGTTTGCAGTCAGAGCTTGGCATTCAAACCTATCAAGATCTTATCAATCTATTTCCTCATCGCTATATTGATAAGACACAGTACTATAAAATTAAGCTATTACAGCAAAATTCTTCAGAGGTTCAGGTAGTTGGAAAAATTACCCATATTAAATCTGTAGCACAAAAAAAAGGGAACCGCTTAGTTGCAACCTTTATAGATGATACAGGGAAAATGGAATTGGTATGGTTTAGAGGGCAGAAATGGATTCGTGAGAATTTGAAGATCAATGTACCCTATGTAGTTTTCGGAAAAACTAATTTTTACAATGGCACTTTTTCAATGCCACACCCAGAAATGGAATTACTTGTGGATCATGAAAAGGGTTTAAAGATATACATGCAACCCGTGTATCCTTCTACAGAGAAACTGACTAATAAAGGGATTACCAATAGAGTACTAAGTAAGTTAATTCAGCAGATATTTGTAGAACTGAATGGTAAGTTTGCAGAAGCACTTTCGCCTAAAATTATAGAAGGGCTTCATTTAATTTCTAAGAGTGAAGCGATGTTTAATATTCACTTCCCTAAAAATCAAGAACTTTTAGCCAAAGCTCAATTCCGATTAAAATTTGAAGAGCTTTTTTATATTCAGTTGCAACTCATTGCTAAGAATATGTTGCATAAAAAGCGTATTAAAGGCTTTCCTTTTGACAAGGTAGGTACTATTTTTAATGATTTTTACAGCAACCATTTGCCATTTGATCTTACTAATGCACAAAAACGAGTTCTGAAAGAAATTCGGGCAGACTTAGGGAGCAATGCACAAATGAATAGGCTATTGCAAGGTGATGTTGGATCAGGTAAAACAATCGTTGCTTTAATGGCGATGTTATTAGCAATTGACAATGGATTTCAAGCCTGCTTGATGGCTCCTACAGAGATTTTAGCGAATCAACATTTTGTAGGTATCCAAGAACTGTTAGAAGGTGTAGGTATTACGGTTTCGCTATTAACAGGTTCCGTTAAAAAATCTTCTCGGAAAGTCATACACGAGCAGTTAGAAAGTGGGGAACTTCAAATTTTAATAGGCACCCATGCGCTCTTGGAGGATAAAGTGCAGTATAAAAATTTAGGCTTGGCCATTGTAGATGAACAGCACCGATTCGGTGTAGCACAGCGTTCTAAATTATGGCATAAAAATACGATACCACCACATGTCTTGGTAATGACAGCCACACCAATCCCTAGAACCTTGGCGATGAGTTTGTATGGCGATTTAGATATTTCTGTGATTGATGAATTACCTCCAGGAAGGAAACCTATAAAAACGGTGCATCGGTATGATTCTAACCGATTAAAAGTGTTTCAGTTTATCCGGGATGAAATTAAAAAAGGTAGACAGATTTATATAGTCTATCCTTTAATCCAAGAGTCTGAAGCCTTGGATTATAAGGATTTAATGGATGGCTATGAAAGTATTGCACGAGATTTTCCACAGCCCGAATATCAGATTTCAATTGTACATGGGCAAATGAAACCTGTGGATAAAGAATATGAAATGCAGCGTTTTGTAAAGGGTGAAACGCAAATAATGGTGGCGACAACAGTTATAGAAGTGGGCGTTAATGTGCCCAATGCTTCTGTGATGATTATAGAAAGTGCGGAACGCTTTGGATTATCGCAATTGCACCAATTACGCGGGCGTGTTGGCCGTGGAGCAGACCAAAGTTTTTGTATTCTGATGACCAGTTTTAAACTATCTACCGAAGCAAAAACACGGTTGGAGACGATGGTCCGTACCAATGATGGTTTTGAAATTGCAGAAGTGGACTTAAAACTCCGTGGTCCTGGAGATTTAATGGGAACCCAGCAAAGTGGTATGCTAAATCTAAAGATTGCAGATATCGTCCGAGACAATGACATTCTAAAAACAGCCCGTTACTATGCTTTACAACTTTTAAAAGACGACCCCACCCTCGCTAAAGATGAGAATGCAGTAATTAATTATACCTATGCACAATTAGTTACGCACAAGAATATTTGGAAGTATATTAGTTAA